The genomic DNA CGATTGATTTTATTCTAAAAGAAGATGGTAAAGGAAAACAAGATAAAAGCGATTTGTAATACTAGTCCTATTATTGGGCTATCTATCATTGGTCGTCTTGATCTTCTGTGGGAACTGTTTGATATCTATATTCCACAAGAAGTTTATAATGAAGTTGTGAAACAAGGTAGTGAACAAGCAATCGGGAAACAAGAATTAAGAGATGCTGTGGCTAAGGGGTTAATAAAAGTCCATGAAGTAAAAGATCAAGGTTTTGTAGTAAAGTCTTATGGACGTTTGCATAGAGGAGAGCTAGAAGTAATCGTTGGAGCAAAGGAACTAGGTGTGAGTATTGTTATTATTGATGAAAATTCTGCAAGGAAATGTCAGCAGCATATAATTTACTGGTGAAATTCAAATAACTGTTATCATGGTCCAGCTAAAGTTAACTGGGCTTATTTTGTTGTAAATATAAATTCAGGAAGTTAAGTTTGTGAACAGTTACGCTTAGAGTAACCAATTATTATAATAAGACTATTACAAAGCGACTTAAAACTTCTATCTACTTATAAAAAAGTAACATAACCTGGCCGCAAAGTAATGTGAGTTACTTATTTCTTGCAAGTATTAAATTAGCCACCAGCACCGCGAATAACTGATGCTGACGTCGATGTTCGTGCATACGAACCTTCATATATCATAAACCACAATGATCTTAACTTCAAATAAGCCTGTAAATTTTCATAGGTATCAATTGTCTTTTCTCATCTCTTCCCACGGTTCCTTAATTACATGGGTACTTTGGTGCCTGTGAACTCTTTAATGATAAACGATGATTCAATGAGTTTGAAAAAAACGAAATAAATCTTCACTAGGGGTGTAATGAGATGCATTTATCAAATTTTGAAAATTACTTTCAGGAGCATATTCTTGGGCGTGGCCTGGATTATTATCACAGTAAATTGATTACTAGTCTTGAAACAGATGATGGACATCATTACGTCGCAAGCGTCGACGGTACGGAAATGTATAATGTACATGTGGTTATAAGTGAGAATGAGGATGTTACTGAAATTACGTGCGACTGTCCTTACGACTACGATCAACTATGCAAACATATGGCAGCAGTCCTTTTTGCTATTCGCGAGCAGAAGGGTGTTCCTATACCAGGGGAAATAAAGCAGGACTTGCCCTCACTGCTACAAAGTCTAGATAAAGAGGAACTTATACGTATCCTTCTTGAAATTGCGGATGAACGCCAGGATATTGAAAAAAGGCTATTATTTATCTATTCAAAAAGTGAAAATGAACTTTTATCGAGTGATCGATTAATTAAAGAATATATACGTCGAGCTAGTAGAAAGGGCTATATCGAATGGAATCATGTTGATTACGCCCTTGAGGGGGCTGATATGGTCTTGGAAAAAGCCCGAACGAAAGCGGATGAAGGAAATTACAAAACAGCTGTTTTATTAGGAATAACCGTCTTAGCGAATGCGGTTGAAATGTTAGAATACGCAGATGATTCAAGTGGTTCAATTGGAATGGTCATATCTTGGAGTATTGAAACGATTGATCGGGCTATTTGTGAGGGAATAGATGAATTCCCATTACATGAAAAAGCAGAGCTTTTTGAGACGCTGATTAAAGAAGCTATGAACGAAAGATATGACGATTGGTGTGAGTGGCGTATTGATTTATTAAGGGTATGTGTGCACTTTTGTGCAGCAGAGGAATTGCGCAGAACATTAGAAGACCGGTTATCAAGAATGATGAAAACCGTATCTACAGATTCTTGGCGTTCGAGTTATGAAATAATTGAATTGAAAAAACTTCAGCTAAAGATAATTGAAAATTTTGATGAGGATGAAAAAGCGGAACGATTTATTGAAGAAAATATTGTTCACCCCTATTTTCGTGAACAGGCAATTACAAAAGCAATGCAAAAAGGAGAATATAACAAAGCCATTCAGCTTGCATTAGATGGGGAAAGAGAGGCAGCAAACCAGTGGAATGGATCTGTTAAAAAGTTTAAAGAATATCGTTATCAAGCGTATAAACTGATGGGTGACATTGATAAACAAAAAAGACTAGCACTAGAGTTTTTACAACACGACGATTTTAACTATTATGCAGAATTAAAAGGACTTTACTCACCGGATGAATGGCAAGTAAAATTAAAAAATATAATTGCCTGGTTCCAAAGCCAAAAGAATCGTTCTTACACATACCTTTCTATTATAAAAGAAGAAAATTTAACGGAGCATATTCTTGAATATTGTAAAGCCAAGGCATGCACGATCACAGAACTTTATCCCTATTTAGAAGAAAGATACCCTTATGAGGTGAACAATCTTTTTATTGAATATATCCGAAAGGAAGCAGAAGCTGCTTCTAATCGGAAGCAATATCAAAGCGTTGCTTCCATAATAAAACAATATAGAAAGGCTTGTAGTCTAGGACAGCCAACTGACATCATTGATGAGCTAAAACTAAAAAATAAAAGGCGTCCGGCATTTATAGATGAACTGGAAAAAGTGAGTTTCGCTTTTGCTAGAAAAAGATAATCTGTTTGAACAATGCTGCAATAGTGAATAAAGATTTGAGGTTATTAGTAATGGGGAAGAAGAAGGAAAATAAGAACAAGAATTTGGGACCGCGGCGCAAACGAATGAATCGAAAAGGCAGTCTGCAGAGTGCCAAGGGACAATATTAATGGGGAGTTTTATGAGTGAGAAGTAAGAAACGAGGCCATTTCTGCAAAGGATGTGGGGACTTTCTGCCTAATGAAAAATTTAGTGGTAGAGGTCACCGTGAACATCTTTGTAAAGAGTGTAAAAAAGCAGGTATAGTAATAAATACTAAGTCAAATTCCGATTATGATCGGGATTTTCATCGTTTATCTAAAGCTGTTAGAAACTGTATGATTATTTATATGGAGCATGAAAGTTACTTTTTATTTGAATATCAACTTTCCCGGTATATTATGGGAGGAGGAGATGAACTTAGCTCAGAAATCTATGTGTATCAGGGAGACAAGGAGCAAAAATTCCTTGTATCAGAAAAACTACAAAAGAATGAAGCTGTAATGGACGTTTTATACAAAAAATACTACGATACAATTGATAGCAACCAAAGTTTTGATTATGAAGAATTGATATACGAGGAGTATGTAGAAATTTCAAAGAAACGCAGACAGTTTCTTGAAGTAATATCATCGATTCATCATTTGAAGGAGTTCTTGATAGTTGGAAGGGGATAGAATTGATGACTCAATCAAGAAAAATTCGTCTAAAGAAATTATATGTTCCTTGTCCTGCTAAGGAAAACGATGAAATATTTCGAAATGGAGTATTTCATTTTAATATATCTAGAATATTGGAAGACATTCATTGTGGGAAACTAGTTGTTGATAAAGAATACGTAGATATTAATGAATGGTTTAAGTGGCATGGACATCATTCATCTTTAAATGAAGACCATTTACCTACAGTTAATATAGATAGTATTATAGTCCAAGCTGAAATCCGTCCTGGAATATTTTCTATCATAGATGGCAATCACAGAATAGAAAAAGCATTTCGGTTGGGTAAACCCTCCATTTATTCATATAAGCTAAAGGGAGAGCAGTTGATTCCATATTTTATAACTGAAAAAGGTTATCAAGCTTTTGTGGAATATTGGAATTCAAAATGTTAGATAAGAAAATTAGAATGAAGGATTTAATCGAAACTATTTTTTAGAAGCGATAAATGTCTATGAGGGTGAAGCTTGAAGATATAGTAGAGGGAATGGAAATGCAATCGGATGATAACCGATCATTTCTTAATCTAGATACTGGTGAAATCGTCCATATCTCACAAGAGGCTCTATTAATTGCTGAAGATAGTGAGGACTATGAACACTTATCTGAATGGCAACAAGATGAAGTGAAAATAGCCTTGGATATAGTAGAGAGTTTTGGAAAGTATGCTGCACTTCTAATATCTTTGGTGTTATACAGAGAGAAAAATCAAGAGATAAAAAAGGTTGCAGTTCGCCACAGTCTACAACCACTAAATAACTTCCTAGATAAATTACATGAAAAATACCAGGCACTCCGTCAAAGGGAGCGCTTTTAAAGCATATTTAATTATATAGTAACATGTTACTTAAGGTGGTTCTTTCATAAAAACTCGATTTTATCAATAACATTATCAAAATCTCTTCTACCGTCTTCTTCAGTGCCTGCCCTTTATTATGGTGCAGCAGCCTTTTTGGATGGAAAAATTATTGGTGTGGATGCACATGGAGCACGTCCTCATCTTGGCCAGAATGCTATAGAAGTGGGTTCATCTTTCATTCAAGCCATAAAAGGCATCCATTTGGATCCGATGATTCCATATACCGCTAAAATGACAAAGTTCCACGCTGGTAGTGATTCTGGAAACATTATTCCCGGAAATGCGAACTTTAACATCGACCTGCGGGCACAAACAAACGAAGTCATGAAAGAACTTATAGAAAAGATCAATGAAATCTCGGAATCAGTTGCAAAAGCTGCACGGTGTTACGATAACACTAGAGACAAGAGCGACCGTAGCAGCTGCACAAGTTAATGCGTTAACAACCTTATCGAATTTCATACTGCCTGGTGACACAGCTGCTTCTTCCCGTTATTGGGAGAAAGACATTATTGACCCGGAAGTTGTCGTTGAAAATGGAAAAATCACCGTTCCAGAAAAGTGTGGAATTGGTTATGAACCTAATAGAGAAATTATTCAACAATTTACGGTTAGTGAAAAGTCTTATTTCTAAAAACATAATTTGTTCCATTCTATCAAGTTTAGTTATTATTCATAGTATCTATAAAGGTAAAGAACTTATACGAAAAATACTACTGAAAGGAGCGCCAGTAAGCCAGGTAGGGTGCTTCTTTTTTAAGTCGGTATCAGTTGCCGAAGATGATTCATCGGTTATTTCCCCATCTGCCAATCAGCAAGTATTTCTCTCACCCTGTTATTTGCTGAAGGAATGATCCTGCCTTTTCTTTTAGGGAATAAGTCTGAATGGATTGCTTTTCCTCATTGATTATTAAACATCCTTTCTTTTTCAAAACTCAAGAACAACCAGGTAAATATGATAAACACTTACAAGAAAAAAAGTTCGACAAAATACTTGATTTTTTTCAGGAATCTTTGTATTATATAAAAGTACCAAATAGGAATCACATATTTGCGGGTGTAGTTTAATGGTAAAACCTCAGCCTTCCAAGCTGATGTCGTGAGTTCGATTCTCATCACCCGCTCCATACATATAAGCAACGCAGTATGCCGTTTATAAAAACGATGTACTGCGTTTTTTAATTCCCTCATATTTACGAGGGAATTTGTTGCTATTTTTGATTTAAAATACTTTCCTCTAACACATCATGTTTATCTCCATACACTTTTGTAATATGAGATTCTCCCCATGCGCACAACGAATCTAAAATAGATTGCAGGCTTTTTCCATACTCACTAAGTTCATATTCCACTTTAGGGGGAACCTGATTATAACTAATACGGTTGATCACTCCGTCGTCCTCTAACTCTCGTAATTGCTGTGTTAACATTTTTTGAGTTATATTTGGCATTAATTTCTTCAATTCATTCGTTCGCTTTTTTCCATGTGTAAGGTGGCATAAAATGACACACTTCCATTTCCCCCCAATTACTTCTAATGTTGCTTCCACAGCAATGTTGTACCTCTTTTTCTCCATTTTCATACTCCTTTCTAAAGGTACTAAAAAGTACCTACCTTACTAATAGGTGCCTATATCACTTTAAAGTGCGTTCTTCCCAATTAGAACTCTATGAATCATAATAGCATTTGTTGATGAAATACACCAAGGAATCATTCAACGGAAATAAATAGGAGGAAATGAAATGAATATAGATAGGAAGAGAAGTACATTTGCTTTATTAGCTTTAGCAATTAGTGCTTTTGCAATTGGGACAACCGAATTTATTAGTGTTGGGTTGCTTCCTCTCATTGCAAAGGATTTACAAATATCTGTAACAATGGCTGGCCTAACAGTCTCCTTATATGCACTAGGAGTCACGGTAGGTGCGCCAGTTTTAACTTCGATTACATCGAGTATGTCGAAAAAGAAGCTGCTGCTTTGGATTATGCTCATTTTTATCATCGGCAATAGTCTAGCAGCTTCTGCAACATCAATAGGTGTTTTACTTGCAGCAAGAGTAATATCAGCATTTTCCCATGGTGTATTTATGTCAATTGGTTCTACCATTGCAGCGAGCCTAGTTCCAGAAAACCGTCGTGCTAGTGCGATTTCTATTATGTTTACAGGGCTTACGGTTGCAACGATCACCGGAGTTCCTATAGGTACCTTTATTGGTCAACAGGTCGGATGGCGATCAGCATTTGTTGCTATTGTCATTGTCGGAATAATAGCTCTGATTGCCAATAGCATTCTCGTTCCGAGCGAACTACCTAGAGGGCAAAAAACAACATTCCATGATCAACTTAAACTAGTTAGAAATGGTCGTTTGTTATTAATGTTTATTATTACGGCATTAGGATATGGGGGAACATTTGTAGTATTTACGTATTTAACTCCCTTGCTTCAAAGCATTACAGGTATTAAAGAGGAATTAGTCGCTGTCGTTTTACTCGTATATGGGATTGCCATTGCGATTGGAAATGTGATAGGTGGTCGACTAGCAAATCATAAGCCGCTCAAGTCTTTATTTTATATGTTTCTCATTCAGGCAGTGATTCTCCTCATATTAAGCTTTACTGCTCCGTTCAAAGTGATTGGAATACTCACGATTATTTTCATGGGGCTCTTTGCCTTTATGAACGTTCCAGGCCTTCAAGTATATGTAGTTATGCTTGCAGAACGCTTCGTTCCTGGGGCAGTAGATGTGGCATCAGCGATAAATATTGCTGCTTTTAATGCAGGGATAGCCGTTGGTTCTTATGTTGGCGGAATCCTAACCGAAGAGATGGGATTGATTCATACCGCATGGATTGGTTCGGTAATGGTCTTTGGAGCTGTAATTTTAACAGGCGTAAGCCTAATTCTAGAAAAAAAAGATCTAATCGAGGACTAATAATTGATGTTTAATAAACATTTACAAGAAACGACTACTTTAAAAACAACTCCCCTGCTAATTACAGGGGAGTTCCTGTTCTGTTTACTCACCTATCACCCGACATTCCCCGACCCCACCATGAATTTGTATAAACATGTTCATAATGGATTGTGTCAAAAGTTGTCCTTCATCCATTGTTATGGACGGACGTAAATAAATCAGGTGGAGTGCATTTCTAGTTGATTCTGTCACTGCTGATCTCACAGAATCAACGTACGGACTGCCGAACCCGCCTTTTTTATCGGCGGAAATGATTAGCTGGTAAAGAGAATTACTACGGCCATTAAGCCCCTCGTATACTTCATCCTCCGCTCCCAATCTAATCATAATGTCCTCACTAAGCTGACTAGTGTCATAGATACCTAAAGGAATCTCATACTTCAATGAGAGGAAGTTATTTAAATCTGTGGCACTGTTAATACTTTGTATGTAATTTTGTTTTTTGACACGTCTGTATAAAGCTTCAGCTGAATGACGATAGCGATTAGGGTCCTTTCCAGTTTTCTTAAAAATAGACCTCCACTCACTAATTCCCTTAAGGTCAGATAGTTGCTTCTCCTCTAAGTCGAAGAATAATGATTCTTGAAAAAGTTGCAATCTACCTTTTAGCATTTGGGGGGAGGATCCAACATCAATATCTTTATATGTGATGACGCCTATTTTAAAACCCGGGACAAGTGACAGAATCTCAGGAGAAATCGTTATTTCCAAACTTTCCACCTCCAAAAAGTGTTTAAAATAGTTTATCATAGAATGCAGTGAATTCGTATTTGTAAGTATGGAACGAGGTGAAGACGCATGAATTATCATCAATTAAAAATAGATATCATTGAATATAGCAAAACGATCGGGATTGATAAAATTGGATTTACATCAGCATCATCGTTCTCTGAGTTACGAAACCGACTTGTAAGGCAACAAGAGTTAGAGTATCAGTCGGGTTTTGAGGAGCCCGATATTAATAAAAGAGTCGAGCCCTCTTTACTTTTACCAGAGGCTGCTTCTATTATCTCCATAGCACTAGCCTATCCATCAAAAATGAAGATAAGAGTGGAAAGCAGAAAGGGAGAGAGAAGAGGTATCTTTTGTCGAGCTTCTTGGGGAACGGATTATCATACAGTCCTTCGTGATCGGTTAAAAAAACTTGAGGATTATATCCATTCTAGAGTTCCAGGTGCTCTTGTAAAATCAATGGTGGATACAGGAGAGCTTGCTGATAGAGCCGTAGCTGAACGTGCAGGGATTGGCTGGAGTGGGAAGAACTGTGCTATTATTACTCCTGAGTTTGGCTCCTACGTCTACCTAGGGGAAATGATTACAAATCTCCCGTTTGAACCAGATCAGCCGATTGAAAATGGGTGTGGAGACTGCAATAAATGTGTAGATGCTTGTCCAACAGGAGCACTTGTTCAAGGCGGACAACTAAATTCACACAAATGTATTGCCTTTTTAACACAAACAAAAGGATTTCTTCCAGACGAATTTCGAGGAAAGATTGGAAATCGATTGTACGGTTGTGACACATGTCAGACAGTCTGTCCTAAAAATAAAGGAAAGGATTTTCATTTTCATGAAGAAATGGAACCTGATCCAGAGATTGCAAAACCCCTTTTACGTCCTTTACTTTTCATGAGTAATCGGGAGTTTAAAGAAAAGTTCGGACATGTATCGGGCTCTTGGCGTGGGAAAAAGCCCATTCAGAGAAATGCCATTATCGCACTTGCTCATTACAAGGATGAGACAGCTGTTGAGGATTTAATCCAAGTCATGAAAAAAGATCCAAGGCCAGTGTTAAGAGGAACGGCTGCTTGGGCTCTAGGGAAAATTGGTGGGTTAGTGGCAGCGGATGCCTTAAATAATGCAAAGCAAAAAGAAGAGGACCAAGAGGTTCTTGACGAAATCAATAAAGGATTATCATTCATTCAGTGAGAGTACTTCGTTACTCTCATTTTTTTTTCAACTTCTTCATATGTTTACTTGAAGGGAGTGAAAAAGGTGAGAAAACAGCTTCAAGTGTTACTCGAGAAAAGGGTCAAGCAATGTGTAACAAATACACGAGATATTAACGAGGAATGCGAGAAAATAAAGATGAAGAAACAAGGGTTAGAGGAAAGAAAAGGTGAAATTGTTAAAGCCAAAGCTAGCGGCAAGATACAGAACATAGAACAGGTAGCAGATATCGCTTACGTTTATTACCAGGTTCACTTTCAGTACTTGATTAACCATAAGGGAACATTATATATAGAGGAAGAAATAGAGGAAAGAAAAGCTGAATTTTATAAAGGAACATTGGTTGATGATGAGGAGATTGCTCCAGACTTTACAGTAGAAAAAGCAGAAGCAAGTATTAATGATGTATTTGATGAACGAGTAAAATTTGCTTACGACCGTTTAAGTGCTGTGAAATATGCGGAAACATGGTGGAATAGCTATAATCCGCGATTTAGTAAGTTTACGAACGACTGTACGAACTATATATCCCAATGTCTTCGTGCTGGAGGGGCACCGATGACAGGGTATCCTAACCGTTCCAAGGGCTGGTGGATGCAAAACAATAGTTGGACATACAGCTGGACAGTTGCTCATTCCTTCCGGTGGTATTTACCGAATGCAAGGGTAGGATTGCGGGCAGTTGAAGTGAATCGACCAGAAGAATTGAAGTTAGGTGATATTATATGCTATGACTTTGAGGGAGATGGACGATTTAATCATACGACCATTGTAACAGCAAAGGATGCAGACGGAATGCCGCTTGTGAACGCACATACAACGAATAGTAGAAAAAGATATTGGGCGTATACAGATTCTACCGCATATACACCAAATATCAAATATATCTTTTTGCAAGTTGTTGACGATGTATGAGCTTTGGCTCTGAGTAAAGAGTAGTGGTATAATATCCACTGACAGTTAACTACAGAGGTGACACCATGCCAAACCATATCGTACTATTTCAACCACAAATTCCTGCTAATACAGGGAACATCGCTCGTACATGTGCTGCAACAGATACAACACTACATTTGATTCGACCGCTTGGTTTTTCAACAGATGATAAACAATTAAAGCGTGCGGGGTTAGATTATTGGGATGCGGTAACCATTCATTACTATGATTCATTGGATGAATTTTATGAAAAGAATGAAGGTGGGGAATTTTTCTACTTAACGAAGTTTGGTAAGAAAAACTATACTTCATTTGATTACAGCGATTCAGGAAAAGAATACTATTTCATCTTTGGGCGTGAAACAACAGGATTGCCACAAGAGGTGAGAGAGAAAAACCTTGACCGTGCGTTAAGAATTCCTATGAATGATGAGCATGTACGCTCATTAAATTTATCAAACACGGCAGCTATTTTAGTGTATGAGGCATTAAGACAGCAAAACTATTTACACCTAACATAAAAGGGACCGTTCTATTATAGAACGGCCTTTTTAAAAGGAGGAAAAACAAGTGAATACAATCATTGAAACGATATTAAATCATCGGTCAATCAGGAACTTTGAGGACAAGCCATTAACTCGTGAACAGATTGAGATCATTGTGGAAAGTGCTCAAGCAGCATCTACTTCTAGTTACATACAAGCATATAGCATCATTGGTGTAACCGATCGTGAAAAAAAGAAAAAGTTAGCAGAGCTTGCAGGAAATCAAACCTATGTGGAGGAAAATGGTCACTTTTTTGTTTTTTGTGCGGACTTATACCGTCATGAATACATTGGAAAAATGGAAGGAAGAGATGTGATTCCTTCCATTGAAAGCACGGAAAAATTTATGGTTGCTCTAATTGATGCTTCATTAGCTGCTCAAAATGCAAGTTTAGCAGCAGAATCTTTAGGGCTTGGAATCTGTTATATTGGTGGCATAAGAAATAATCTAAACGAAGTGGGAAAATTACTGAATATACCTGAGCGGGTGATTCCTCTATTTGGTTTAGCAGTCGGTTATCCTAAAAAAATTACAGATAAGAAGCCACGATTGCCACTTTCACATGTGTATCATGAAGAGCAATACCATACGGATCATTATGAAGAGGAACTTACAAGCTATAACAATGTAATATCTAACTATTATATGGAAAGAACGGCTGGAAAACGTACGGACACGTGGACTGAACAAATGGCCAAAATGCTTGAGAAGAAATCAAGAATGTATATGAAGGATTATGTACAGGGACAAAAATTCAATAAACAATAAGAAAAAAAGCTGCCAACAAAATCGGCAGCTTTTTTCTTACTTATTTACACCTGGCTTATCATCGTATCCTGCAGTAAAAATTGCAGCTAGAAATGCAACCATAACACCTAAAATAAGTAGCAATCCCATGTATGTAGCCTCCTCTGCAAAAGATTACGTTTACATATAGGCTTATTATAGCCTATTTCAAACATAGTGTGAATAATTGATGAGATATTTTTTAGCCAAGTTTCTAAAGTGTTTCTAAAAAAGGACAACATTAGTCTTCCCTCATTAGGCATGTTCATCTATATGGGTGCATAGATTATATTAATCGTCTCTGATCATTCAAACAGGGGAGGTCCTTATGGATATCTTAAAAAAGATTGAAATGTATAGACAAGAAGAGGAAAAGTTAAAGTGGGAAGGTACGTTTGCAGAGTATTTAGAAATTGTGAAGGAAAGTCCATGGGTAGCACAGTCGGCACATTCTCGCGTTTATAATATGATCAAAGATGCTGGAATTGAAAAAGACGGGACGAGTAAAAAATATGAATTTTTCAGTAACCAGTTATTTGGTTTAGAGGAGTCGCTAGAGAGACTAGTCGAGGAGTATTTTCACCCGTCTGCCAAACGTTTAGATGTTAGAAAGAGAATTCTTTTGCTTATGGGACCAGTTAGTGGCGGAAAATCCACTCTAGTCACGATGCTAAAGCGTGGATTAGAAGCATATTCGCATTCAGAACGAGGCGCTGTTTTTGCGATAAAAGGCTGTCCAATGCATGAAGACCCATTACATCTCATTCCGCACCATTTAAGAAAAGATTTTTACGATGAATATGGTATTCGAATTGAAGGGAATTTGTCTCCATTAAATACAATGAGAGTCGAACAGGAGTATGGCGGTCGAATTGAAGATGTCATTATCGAACGTGTTTTCTTCTCAGAAGATAAGCGTGTGGGGATTGGAACATTCAGTCCTTCCGATCCAAAGTCACAGGATATTGCTGATTTAACAGGTAGTATCGACTTTTCAACCATTGCTGAATACGGATCAGAATCCGATCCGAGGGCTTATCGATTCGATGGAGAATTAAATAAAGCTAATCGAGGTATGATGGAGTTCCAGGAAATGTTAAAATGTGATGAAAAGTTCTTATGGCACTTACTTTCTCTTACACAAGAGGGGAATTTCAAAGCAGGTCGATTTGCACTCATTTCCGCAGATGAATTAATTGTGGCTCATACGAATGAAACGGAGTATCGCTCGTTTATTTCAAATAAGAAAAACGAAGCATTACACTCACGTATTATCGTTATGCCAGTACCTTATAACTTAAAGGTAAGCCAGGAAGAGAAAATCTACGCGAAAATGATTGGTGAAAGTGATGTATCACATGTTCACATTGCTCCGCATACTTTACGAGTTGCTGCTATGTTTACCATCTTAACTCGATTGAAGGAACCGAAAAAAGGTGACATTGATTTAGTGAAAAAAATGCGACTTTATGATGGGGAGAATGTTGAAGGTTTCTCAAGCGCTGATGTTGATGAGTTGAAGAAGGAATATGCGGATGAAGGAATGAGTGGAATTGATCCTCGTTATGTGATCAATCGTATTTCTTCTACAATTATAAGAAAAGAAATGTCGTCTATTAATGCACTAGATGTTCTTCGTTCCTTAAAAGAGGGCTTAGATCAACATGCATCCATTACTCCAGAGTTAAAGGAGAAATATTTGAATTATATTTCACTTGCTCGTAAGGAGTATGACGATATTGCGAAAAAAGAAGTGCAAAAAGCATTTGTATACTCGTATGAAGAGTCTGCAAAAACGCTGATGGATAATTACTTGGATAATGTTGAGGCATACTGCAATAAGGCGAAGCTTCGAGACCCATTAACTGGTGAAGAAATTAACCCAGATGAGAAGCTGATGCGCTCCATTGAAGAACAGATTGGTATTTCCGAAAATGCGAAAAAAGCATTCCGCGAAGAAATCTTAATTCGTATTTCTGCCTATGCAAGAAAGGGCAAGCGTTTTGACTACAATTCGCACGATCGTCTACGTGAAGCGATTCAGAAGAAGCTGTTTGCAGACTTAAAGGATGTTGTGAAAATTACAACCTCCACTAAGACTCCAGATGAGCAGCAGCTGAAAAAGGTTAATGAAGTAGTAGCAAGATTGATTGACGAGCACGGCTATAATTCTACCTCTGCAAACGAACTACTTCGTTACGTTGGTAGCTTGTTAAACCGTTAATAAAAGGAGGGCTGGCGAAAGTTGCCAGTCCTTGTTTGGTTTACCGCTTGTCCATCCCGGGTATAGATTAA from Robertmurraya sp. FSL R5-0851 includes the following:
- a CDS encoding SWIM zinc finger family protein, which codes for MHLSNFENYFQEHILGRGLDYYHSKLITSLETDDGHHYVASVDGTEMYNVHVVISENEDVTEITCDCPYDYDQLCKHMAAVLFAIREQKGVPIPGEIKQDLPSLLQSLDKEELIRILLEIADERQDIEKRLLFIYSKSENELLSSDRLIKEYIRRASRKGYIEWNHVDYALEGADMVLEKARTKADEGNYKTAVLLGITVLANAVEMLEYADDSSGSIGMVISWSIETIDRAICEGIDEFPLHEKAELFETLIKEAMNERYDDWCEWRIDLLRVCVHFCAAEELRRTLEDRLSRMMKTVSTDSWRSSYEIIELKKLQLKIIENFDEDEKAERFIEENIVHPYFREQAITKAMQKGEYNKAIQLALDGEREAANQWNGSVKKFKEYRYQAYKLMGDIDKQKRLALEFLQHDDFNYYAELKGLYSPDEWQVKLKNIIAWFQSQKNRSYTYLSIIKEENLTEHILEYCKAKACTITELYPYLEERYPYEVNNLFIEYIRKEAEAASNRKQYQSVASIIKQYRKACSLGQPTDIIDELKLKNKRRPAFIDELEKVSFAFARKR
- a CDS encoding winged helix-turn-helix transcriptional regulator, with product MEKKRYNIAVEATLEVIGGKWKCVILCHLTHGKKRTNELKKLMPNITQKMLTQQLRELEDDGVINRISYNQVPPKVEYELSEYGKSLQSILDSLCAWGESHITKVYGDKHDVLEESILNQK
- a CDS encoding MFS transporter; this encodes MNIDRKRSTFALLALAISAFAIGTTEFISVGLLPLIAKDLQISVTMAGLTVSLYALGVTVGAPVLTSITSSMSKKKLLLWIMLIFIIGNSLAASATSIGVLLAARVISAFSHGVFMSIGSTIAASLVPENRRASAISIMFTGLTVATITGVPIGTFIGQQVGWRSAFVAIVIVGIIALIANSILVPSELPRGQKTTFHDQLKLVRNGRLLLMFIITALGYGGTFVVFTYLTPLLQSITGIKEELVAVVLLVYGIAIAIGNVIGGRLANHKPLKSLFYMFLIQAVILLILSFTAPFKVIGILTIIFMGLFAFMNVPGLQVYVVMLAERFVPGAVDVASAINIAAFNAGIAVGSYVGGILTEEMGLIHTAWIGSVMVFGAVILTGVSLILEKKDLIED
- a CDS encoding B3/B4 domain-containing protein → MEITISPEILSLVPGFKIGVITYKDIDVGSSPQMLKGRLQLFQESLFFDLEEKQLSDLKGISEWRSIFKKTGKDPNRYRHSAEALYRRVKKQNYIQSINSATDLNNFLSLKYEIPLGIYDTSQLSEDIMIRLGAEDEVYEGLNGRSNSLYQLIISADKKGGFGSPYVDSVRSAVTESTRNALHLIYLRPSITMDEGQLLTQSIMNMFIQIHGGVGECRVIGE
- the queG gene encoding tRNA epoxyqueuosine(34) reductase QueG, with product MNYHQLKIDIIEYSKTIGIDKIGFTSASSFSELRNRLVRQQELEYQSGFEEPDINKRVEPSLLLPEAASIISIALAYPSKMKIRVESRKGERRGIFCRASWGTDYHTVLRDRLKKLEDYIHSRVPGALVKSMVDTGELADRAVAERAGIGWSGKNCAIITPEFGSYVYLGEMITNLPFEPDQPIENGCGDCNKCVDACPTGALVQGGQLNSHKCIAFLTQTKGFLPDEFRGKIGNRLYGCDTCQTVCPKNKGKDFHFHEEMEPDPEIAKPLLRPLLFMSNREFKEKFGHVSGSWRGKKPIQRNAIIALAHYKDETAVEDLIQVMKKDPRPVLRGTAAWALGKIGGLVAADALNNAKQKEEDQEVLDEINKGLSFIQ
- a CDS encoding amidase domain-containing protein, whose amino-acid sequence is MRKQLQVLLEKRVKQCVTNTRDINEECEKIKMKKQGLEERKGEIVKAKASGKIQNIEQVADIAYVYYQVHFQYLINHKGTLYIEEEIEERKAEFYKGTLVDDEEIAPDFTVEKAEASINDVFDERVKFAYDRLSAVKYAETWWNSYNPRFSKFTNDCTNYISQCLRAGGAPMTGYPNRSKGWWMQNNSWTYSWTVAHSFRWYLPNARVGLRAVEVNRPEELKLGDIICYDFEGDGRFNHTTIVTAKDADGMPLVNAHTTNSRKRYWAYTDSTAYTPNIKYIFLQVVDDV